One window of the Deltaproteobacteria bacterium genome contains the following:
- a CDS encoding MotA/TolQ/ExbB proton channel family protein yields the protein MEFLSQTYDYLRPGGLVMVPLIFASCWMWVLIIER from the coding sequence ATGGAGTTCCTGTCCCAAACCTACGACTACCTGCGCCCCGGAGGGCTGGTCATGGTCCCTCTGATTTTTGCCTCGTGCTGGATGTGGGTGCTGATCATTGAGCGC